TCTATACCAAACAAATTGCTTTTTGTCGGCTAAAATAATGTCTGGCTTCCCATCGCCATCTACGTCACCGATAGCTATTCCGTAACCTATACTTACATTTTCGTCAAGCACCTGCTTTTTGAAATTTGGTTTGTTATCTTGCTTATTGACTGAAGTGGTTTTACTATTAAAGAATAATATCAAAGGAATAACTAAAGAAGAAAGAATAATCTGCTGAACTGTCATAAGAGTTAATTTGGTTTATTCTAATATTTTGGCTTTTTCATAAACAACATAACAGGACTCTTAAGGTTTAGATTTATCACTCAGATAGAAAAACTTCATTCAGTAAAATTTACTTAATTTAAAGCATATTTTCATACCTTTCCATGAATGGTATCAAACCGAAAGTAATAGCTAGCCAGTTCAACTAACTAGCTATTACAAAAAAACTTTTAACTAAAGTACAAATGACTACTAGAAGGAACTTTATTTCACAGACCTGCATCGCTGCATCCGGTCTTTTGTTAGGAGGTAAAGCCGTATCGGCCATACCTAAGCCGAAGTATAAAATGGGACTGCAACTATTCACCATTCGAGAAGCAATGGCCGTTAACCCGGATACAACGTTGAAAAAAGTAGGTGCGCTTGGCTATGAAGACACCGAAACCTATGGTTTTGATCCGCAAGCAGTTGCTTATTATGGTTTAAAAGCAAAAGAATTTGGCCAATTATTGGATGATCATGGATTGATCACCACCAGCGGCCATTATGATCTATTCCGCTATTTTAACGCCCCTGAAAATGAATTGCTCGCTTATGTAGATCAGTGCATTGTAGGAGCGCATATCCTTAAACAAAAGTATATTACATGGCCTTGGCTTGATCCGCAGGACAGGGATATTGATAAGTTTAAGCTGCTGGCATCAAAACTAAATACGATTGGGGAACGGATCAAGAAAGCAGGATTAGGCTTTGCCTACCATAACCACGACTTTGAATTTATCGATTATGATGGTAAAAACGGTTATGATATCATCATGAAAGAGACAGCGCCGGATCTTGTAAAATTGCAGATAGATCTTTACTGGGTAATGCGTGCATCGAAAATGACGCCCGCAGAATTGTTTAGAAAACAACCCGGACGTTTTGCGATGTGGCATATCAAAGATATGGACAAAGTTAACCAGGACTATACCGAGCTGGGAAACGGTTCTATTGATTATACCAAGATTCTGCCCGATACGGAAATTGCAGGTTTGCAGTATTATTACCTCGAACAGGGTGGCAATTTCCGTGAGGATGCGATGCAGAGTATAGCGCAAAGCGCAGAATTTTTCAAGAAGAATTTGAAACGTTATTTATAAACACCAAGTTCCTCATTCTTTTTCTACTCTGCTTAATTTCATTCTCAGCTCTTCACCATTCATCTCTCCTTCGAGAACCAGTTGGCCGTTAACTTTCGAAAGCTTACCGATGAAACCATTTA
This Olivibacter sp. SDN3 DNA region includes the following protein-coding sequences:
- a CDS encoding sugar phosphate isomerase/epimerase, coding for MTTRRNFISQTCIAASGLLLGGKAVSAIPKPKYKMGLQLFTIREAMAVNPDTTLKKVGALGYEDTETYGFDPQAVAYYGLKAKEFGQLLDDHGLITTSGHYDLFRYFNAPENELLAYVDQCIVGAHILKQKYITWPWLDPQDRDIDKFKLLASKLNTIGERIKKAGLGFAYHNHDFEFIDYDGKNGYDIIMKETAPDLVKLQIDLYWVMRASKMTPAELFRKQPGRFAMWHIKDMDKVNQDYTELGNGSIDYTKILPDTEIAGLQYYYLEQGGNFREDAMQSIAQSAEFFKKNLKRYL